A single window of Paenibacillus sp. FSL H8-0537 DNA harbors:
- a CDS encoding S-layer homology domain-containing protein: MRETSNSFSKENSQQPKQFRGGEKKVMKKSLLASVLSLSLAMAVTVPAFAATPTDVAGVKEQSAIEELVALGIINGYTDGTFKPGNSITRAELAKIIVIATGSEKAATALQNVKSSFKDVKTNEWYTGYINVATGKGLLLGDKGTKNFRPNANIKFEEVAAIVVRALGYQDSNLTGSWPYNVTLKAEEVGVFKKVDLALGTAATRGVVAQQVSNALGTDLVEWNADSKLYGKNGKKLISRLGTTTEEVVTSAVLDDNGRLSLNGLSKTLAPNFIITGGVKLVDLLAHNVTVLADTDGRIRAITSNQNENNVVTGKLNADFNNALQVEVKNGTAVTKYNTVGNSVYYFNSDSVAGNDSNLKKDADVSVYLFDNNSTNVSAGVVGKVRAVVVSKANGADKLLDSYIAATSTAKARILTQDNLSVSLNDSTSIVLNGEAKAATDLAKNDVLDIVYNKDRVAVKVVATRNVVEGKVTLVSTSVDGTFVYTIDGKTYTSVKGANLTGSKEVTKDGSFKLFLNKDGKVAGAELLSGGSSDAKYGVILNAENKVSPSGAFGDNKDVFKYYSIKENKTAEVSLNELTWVGGTDANKAVQTTIRLGDAVDAAPFTGATTAFNNTAAAFVTWTLKNSDASINGIKEITPLSEAWEVKEKKDTTLKVSNGTTTITYEINANTVVLDANTYNKATAGDRKVETSTLANLAVGNKVTIVPDGTSTFAKYVLITKKSATDAKETKYGLFVGAAKTGDDYSITINVKGTEETLALTGTEGAAIYNSIVTSKSAGNSTYEKDSRTLVEVKDSVIVGAAGNLAEASTSYDTVNVYAATNALQEVNNSDSTVKVNDKVYYVNSSTAIYVYDEANNTLVTDGIFADVSAHLGEATNKYGIAIVGDASYGNFTLAKAIVVVKKK; encoded by the coding sequence ATGAGGGAAACGAGCAATTCATTTTCTAAAGAAAACTCTCAACAACCGAAGCAATTTAGAGGAGGAGAAAAAAAGGTTATGAAGAAAAGTTTATTGGCATCCGTGCTATCTCTCTCCCTTGCTATGGCCGTAACAGTTCCAGCATTTGCTGCAACTCCAACTGACGTAGCAGGCGTGAAAGAACAAAGTGCAATTGAGGAGCTTGTAGCTCTTGGAATTATCAATGGTTATACTGACGGTACATTCAAACCAGGCAACAGCATTACTCGTGCTGAGCTTGCTAAAATTATCGTTATCGCAACAGGTAGCGAGAAAGCTGCTACTGCACTGCAAAACGTTAAATCGTCATTTAAAGACGTTAAAACAAACGAATGGTACACTGGTTACATCAACGTAGCAACTGGCAAAGGTTTGCTGCTTGGTGACAAAGGTACTAAAAACTTCCGCCCGAACGCTAACATCAAGTTCGAAGAAGTTGCTGCAATCGTGGTTCGTGCTCTTGGTTACCAAGATTCTAACCTGACTGGTTCGTGGCCTTATAACGTCACTTTGAAAGCTGAAGAAGTTGGCGTATTCAAAAAAGTTGATCTAGCTCTTGGTACTGCAGCAACACGTGGTGTTGTAGCACAACAAGTTAGCAACGCACTTGGTACTGATTTGGTTGAATGGAATGCAGATTCCAAACTTTATGGTAAAAACGGAAAGAAATTGATCTCCCGTCTGGGAACAACAACTGAAGAAGTTGTTACTTCTGCAGTTCTTGATGACAACGGTCGCCTTTCGTTGAACGGTCTTTCCAAAACTTTGGCGCCTAACTTCATCATCACTGGTGGAGTGAAATTGGTTGACCTGCTTGCTCACAATGTAACAGTTTTGGCTGATACTGATGGTCGCATTCGCGCTATTACCAGCAACCAAAATGAGAACAATGTAGTAACTGGTAAACTGAATGCTGATTTCAACAACGCTCTACAAGTTGAAGTTAAAAACGGTACTGCTGTTACTAAGTACAACACTGTAGGAAACTCGGTTTACTATTTCAACAGTGATTCTGTTGCTGGTAATGACTCGAACCTGAAAAAAGACGCTGATGTGTCTGTTTACCTGTTCGATAACAATTCCACTAACGTTAGCGCTGGTGTAGTTGGTAAAGTTCGCGCAGTAGTTGTATCCAAAGCTAACGGCGCTGACAAGTTGCTTGATTCTTACATCGCTGCAACTTCGACTGCTAAAGCTCGTATCCTTACACAAGATAACCTTTCTGTATCGCTTAACGACTCCACTTCTATCGTTCTGAACGGTGAAGCTAAAGCTGCAACTGACCTTGCTAAAAACGATGTTCTTGACATTGTTTATAACAAAGACAGAGTAGCAGTTAAAGTTGTTGCGACTCGTAATGTTGTTGAAGGTAAAGTTACTCTTGTAAGCACATCTGTTGATGGTACATTCGTGTACACTATCGATGGCAAAACTTACACAAGTGTAAAAGGTGCTAACCTTACTGGTTCGAAAGAAGTTACTAAAGATGGTTCTTTCAAACTGTTCTTGAACAAAGACGGTAAAGTTGCTGGTGCTGAATTGTTGAGCGGTGGAAGCTCCGATGCTAAATACGGTGTTATCCTGAACGCTGAAAACAAAGTGTCCCCATCGGGCGCATTTGGTGACAACAAAGACGTATTCAAATACTACTCGATTAAAGAAAACAAAACTGCTGAAGTAAGCTTGAATGAACTTACTTGGGTTGGCGGAACTGATGCTAACAAAGCTGTTCAAACTACAATCCGTTTGGGTGATGCTGTAGATGCTGCTCCATTTACTGGTGCTACAACTGCATTTAACAACACTGCAGCTGCATTCGTTACATGGACTTTGAAAAACTCCGATGCAAGCATCAATGGTATTAAAGAAATCACACCATTGTCTGAAGCATGGGAAGTTAAAGAGAAGAAAGATACTACTTTGAAAGTATCTAACGGAACTACAACAATCACTTACGAAATCAATGCTAACACTGTAGTTCTTGATGCTAACACTTACAACAAAGCAACTGCTGGTGATCGTAAAGTTGAAACTAGCACTCTTGCAAACCTTGCAGTGGGTAACAAAGTAACTATCGTACCTGATGGTACTTCTACTTTTGCTAAGTATGTCCTGATCACTAAAAAATCGGCTACTGATGCTAAAGAAACTAAGTACGGTTTGTTTGTTGGCGCTGCTAAAACTGGTGACGACTACTCGATCACTATCAACGTAAAAGGTACAGAGGAAACTCTTGCTTTGACTGGTACTGAAGGTGCTGCTATTTACAACTCGATCGTAACTAGCAAATCTGCTGGTAACTCGACTTACGAAAAAGACTCCAGAACTTTGGTTGAAGTTAAGGACTCTGTAATTGTTGGCGCTGCTGGTAACCTTGCAGAAGCTAGCACTTCTTACGACACAGTAAATGTGTATGCTGCTACAAATGCTCTACAAGAAGTAAATAACTCTGATTCGACTGTGAAAGTTAACGATAAAGTATACTACGTTAACAGCTCGACTGCAATCTATGTTTACGACGAAGCAAATAATACCCTTGTAACTGATGGTATCTTTGCTGATGTATCTGCTCACCTTGGTGAAGCAACTAACAAATACGGTATCGCTATCGTTGGCGATGCAAGCTATGGCAACTTCACACTTGCTAAAGCAATCGTAGTTGTTAAAAAGAAATAA
- a CDS encoding S-layer homology domain-containing protein, translated as MRKWKQMLSLFLSIALIVTLAPLQPAKAASIYFQFTDFSTVEASPTIVNTSTVDLRGSFSDVSANSITFKVERLVNGAVVASSNGALTPSIVGNTFLFAGVQLYEGLNKITVTGMSSSITGNGGTVEGVSYVSYGNVPVISSIALADGTVLQEGQPKIVTAARPSLLVKAANATEVLINGTAMFNGGAGTFVTSDLELQLGLNKLTIVSRNGDKSYTLNRELVYFRANTPAAYNVFANTTQLDGNPIISPISNQTITGKVLFSTPAAATAAPTITLELFDDTGTVVSTHATTVTAGTTNTDYTQFNFTSDTVLTAANSGKYQLRVKSSAYSGQQANFPVSFTVRTATAPYITGLKQVYDAVPSGSTVGYTSSGIFSNNAAVTQLPLYVAIDTSNFSLAGGSTTLTAKLNGTAISGSSFSSTAFTGPNSERVYRIDNMPQGEIELTFTIIKGAEKDTVTRTFNFNPISSIQVTNTYNGAVYYGNGLATLKGKLLNFNLTTDISSISFKLNGSDIALDASMFSGTEFTIPLTNPDTSSKLVFGSNELVLSGRANGVFVTNTLLIYRFSDQQPGVTKLIPVPYAIDPTTDSTNSRYQSDIDNKFIPGDTADTFTTTEKKVDLLFTVTKLANLIISVDGQTFTTASVNGSNNIVFPAPNNNLYLEPVGTDSANKQYRLRLYNIALPATGAKSITVTSQVGTESVSQTVTITRERPTYEVLSPKLPQEAVINQNFLNVSIRAEGADSIVIGKAEMNKSITDDIFRHELTGLKAGVNKVKFTVLRGTQKINGEFSVNYAADNSSGAQYKTSITKAGKASAFKGELTVNFPKNTFLRPANVSPGQDVTTIDMFDSQQILFSIADRADGRTTKLYNAVGEYTTGSDPTAKDGTFTAIGYDDYGAAVLRPSAHFGYASKLFWIDPGYVEGSKGTDYNFVTGQQPYATGNVFHTRPLTRWLETTNQGTITLKYDSGIINTAANTLSVWRYYNGQWSNVGGKVNTGSKTITAPIDGFGYYVVMQLRYSFTDVIGHSYARNSMELMFARGVMASTSSNEFGVYDNITRGEFAQLLVKMFQIPLDYNPNDMTFDDVIPVIGISRLWDYRYIETAVRKGIIRGKGPRQFLPNEALTREEAAVMIARAANLLKDGKDDQTKDRATLQKQFTDANSIDGYALSSVISVVKAKYLEGLPNTTAGTAKPTYRFDPKANLKRGDASIIAERVMRKNKLL; from the coding sequence ATGAGAAAGTGGAAACAAATGCTAAGCTTATTTTTATCAATTGCCTTGATTGTAACGTTGGCTCCGCTCCAACCGGCGAAGGCTGCGTCAATCTATTTCCAATTTACCGATTTTAGTACAGTAGAGGCAAGTCCGACCATTGTGAATACGAGCACTGTTGATTTAAGGGGTTCTTTCAGTGATGTATCGGCTAACTCGATTACCTTCAAAGTAGAGCGTCTTGTTAATGGGGCTGTAGTTGCTTCTTCTAATGGAGCACTCACTCCGTCAATTGTAGGCAACACCTTTTTGTTTGCAGGAGTACAGCTCTATGAGGGCTTGAATAAGATTACAGTAACAGGTATGAGTAGCAGTATTACAGGTAATGGAGGGACAGTAGAAGGCGTAAGTTACGTCAGCTATGGCAATGTTCCGGTTATCTCAAGCATCGCTCTTGCTGATGGGACTGTACTTCAGGAGGGACAACCTAAAATTGTCACGGCTGCCCGTCCTTCACTTCTTGTCAAAGCGGCTAATGCGACTGAAGTTTTAATTAACGGTACGGCTATGTTTAACGGTGGCGCAGGCACATTCGTTACTTCCGATTTGGAGTTGCAACTTGGCTTGAATAAGCTAACGATTGTTTCTCGTAATGGAGACAAAAGCTATACGTTGAATCGCGAATTGGTATATTTTAGAGCGAATACTCCAGCTGCTTATAATGTTTTTGCCAATACTACGCAGCTTGATGGGAATCCTATCATTTCACCAATTTCCAATCAAACGATTACTGGTAAAGTTCTATTCTCAACACCAGCTGCTGCAACCGCAGCTCCTACAATTACTTTGGAGCTTTTTGATGATACAGGAACCGTTGTAAGTACTCATGCAACTACAGTAACTGCAGGTACAACGAATACTGATTATACACAGTTTAACTTTACGTCAGATACTGTCTTAACAGCGGCGAATAGTGGTAAGTACCAATTGCGTGTTAAGAGCTCAGCATACAGCGGTCAGCAGGCTAACTTCCCGGTTAGTTTTACAGTGAGAACGGCTACTGCACCGTATATCACAGGACTTAAGCAAGTATATGATGCAGTTCCATCGGGGTCGACAGTAGGCTATACATCAAGTGGAATTTTCTCGAATAATGCTGCAGTAACACAGCTACCATTATATGTGGCTATTGATACATCTAATTTTAGTTTGGCGGGCGGTTCGACAACATTAACGGCGAAATTAAATGGCACAGCAATTTCAGGATCGTCTTTTAGCTCTACGGCATTTACCGGCCCGAACTCAGAGCGTGTTTATCGTATTGATAATATGCCTCAAGGGGAAATAGAATTAACATTTACCATTATTAAAGGTGCAGAGAAGGATACTGTTACCAGAACATTCAATTTCAATCCTATTTCCTCCATTCAAGTGACCAATACCTACAATGGCGCAGTGTATTATGGAAATGGTCTAGCTACCCTAAAAGGTAAGCTCTTGAATTTTAACTTAACGACTGATATTTCTTCTATTTCATTTAAATTGAACGGGTCAGACATAGCGCTTGATGCATCTATGTTTAGCGGGACAGAATTTACCATTCCATTAACAAACCCTGATACAAGTTCAAAGCTCGTATTTGGAAGCAATGAATTAGTATTAAGTGGGCGTGCTAATGGGGTTTTTGTTACAAATACGCTGCTTATATACCGATTCTCCGATCAACAGCCGGGAGTAACAAAGCTCATTCCTGTTCCTTATGCTATTGATCCTACGACGGATTCAACCAACAGTCGTTATCAAAGTGATATCGACAATAAGTTCATACCTGGCGATACAGCTGATACCTTTACAACTACCGAGAAAAAGGTGGATTTGCTCTTTACTGTTACGAAGCTGGCTAATTTGATTATTTCCGTAGATGGTCAGACATTTACAACGGCATCTGTAAATGGGAGCAATAATATCGTGTTCCCAGCACCTAACAACAACTTATATTTAGAGCCTGTAGGAACAGACTCAGCGAATAAACAATATCGACTGCGTCTCTATAATATCGCATTACCTGCAACAGGAGCTAAAAGCATTACGGTTACCTCGCAAGTAGGTACAGAAAGCGTAAGCCAGACTGTAACGATTACTAGAGAGCGTCCGACTTATGAAGTTTTATCGCCTAAACTTCCACAAGAGGCTGTTATTAATCAAAACTTTCTGAATGTAAGTATTCGCGCAGAAGGTGCTGACAGCATTGTAATCGGCAAAGCTGAGATGAATAAAAGTATTACGGATGATATCTTCCGTCATGAACTAACTGGTCTCAAAGCAGGAGTCAATAAAGTTAAATTTACGGTGCTTCGTGGAACCCAAAAAATAAATGGCGAATTTTCAGTAAACTATGCTGCTGATAATTCATCTGGAGCCCAGTACAAAACATCAATTACCAAAGCTGGTAAAGCATCGGCTTTCAAAGGCGAGTTGACGGTTAACTTCCCTAAAAATACATTCTTGCGCCCAGCCAACGTTAGCCCGGGACAAGATGTAACTACGATTGACATGTTTGATTCACAGCAAATTCTATTCTCCATCGCTGATCGTGCTGATGGTAGAACAACGAAGCTTTATAATGCTGTTGGAGAGTATACGACAGGTTCGGACCCTACAGCAAAAGATGGGACCTTTACAGCTATTGGCTATGATGACTATGGCGCAGCCGTTTTACGGCCTTCAGCACACTTTGGTTATGCTTCTAAGCTATTCTGGATTGATCCAGGCTATGTAGAAGGCTCGAAGGGCACGGATTATAATTTTGTGACAGGTCAACAACCTTATGCAACGGGCAACGTATTCCATACAAGACCGTTGACACGTTGGCTGGAAACCACTAATCAGGGTACTATTACGCTGAAATATGATTCAGGTATTATAAATACGGCGGCAAATACATTAAGTGTTTGGCGTTATTACAATGGTCAGTGGAGTAATGTAGGTGGCAAAGTGAATACAGGAAGCAAGACCATTACTGCACCAATCGATGGATTTGGTTATTATGTCGTAATGCAGTTACGTTATAGCTTTACAGATGTCATTGGACATTCTTATGCTCGAAACTCTATGGAGCTTATGTTTGCACGAGGTGTAATGGCTTCGACGAGCAGTAACGAATTCGGAGTTTATGATAATATTACCCGCGGTGAATTTGCCCAGCTTCTCGTGAAAATGTTCCAAATACCATTGGATTATAATCCAAACGATATGACCTTTGATGATGTAATCCCAGTGATTGGTATAAGCCGTTTATGGGATTATCGTTACATCGAAACTGCAGTGAGAAAAGGGATTATTCGAGGTAAAGGTCCTCGTCAGTTTCTTCCGAATGAAGCTCTGACAAGAGAGGAAGCGGCGGTTATGATTGCGCGTGCTGCTAATCTTCTCAAGGATGGCAAGGATGATCAAACAAAAGATAGAGCAACACTTCAAAAACAGTTTACAGATGCAAACTCTATTGATGGGTACGCTTTAAGCTCTGTTATTTCAGTAGTAAAAGCTAAGTATTTAGAAGGATTGCCTAATACTACTGCTGGCACAGCTAAACCAACATATCGTTTTGATCCTAAAGCTAATCTTAAACGGGGCGATGCTTCTATAATCGCAGAGCGTGTTATGAGAAAGAACAAGCTTCTGTAA
- a CDS encoding MraY family glycosyltransferase gives MPEGLLYSIGFILALTLALVMTPLVKKFAFFVGAIDKPNHRKVHTRIMPRMGGLAIYAAFVAGFLLLFPFIPDGMLTDANMNMIKALLVGGTIIILIGALDDRFELSAKVKLLGQLVAASVVVFGFGIKIDLVNIPFGEAMQPIAGWIAVPITILWIVGVTNAINLIDGLDGLAAGVSGIAISTILIMAIVMGNIPIILLSSLLLGGIVGFLFFNFHPAKIFMGDSGSLFLGFSLATLSMIGFKQVTIVSFVTPLLIIGVPLSDTFFAIVRRWVNKRPIFAPDKGHLHHCLQELGFSHRRTVLIIWGVAGIFGGFAILQSTVIQSTAANWVTFSVICLLMFGLQIGAELIGIVDKTRRPVINFFNRLLLRTKVDAQSRSK, from the coding sequence ATGCCAGAAGGCTTATTGTATTCGATTGGTTTTATTCTTGCTCTGACGTTAGCGCTAGTCATGACACCGCTTGTTAAAAAATTCGCTTTTTTCGTCGGTGCGATTGATAAGCCGAATCATCGGAAGGTTCATACCCGCATTATGCCACGCATGGGTGGTCTGGCAATTTATGCTGCATTTGTTGCAGGGTTTTTATTGCTGTTCCCGTTCATTCCTGATGGAATGCTGACAGATGCAAATATGAATATGATTAAAGCGCTGCTTGTAGGCGGCACGATTATTATTTTGATTGGCGCTTTGGATGACCGGTTTGAGCTGTCTGCCAAAGTGAAGCTGCTGGGCCAGCTCGTTGCGGCAAGCGTTGTCGTATTTGGTTTTGGTATCAAAATCGATCTAGTTAACATTCCGTTCGGTGAGGCTATGCAGCCGATTGCTGGCTGGATCGCTGTTCCGATTACCATTCTCTGGATTGTCGGCGTAACCAATGCGATTAATTTAATCGATGGTTTGGATGGGCTCGCGGCTGGAGTTTCCGGTATTGCGATCTCTACCATTTTGATCATGGCGATTGTAATGGGCAATATCCCTATTATTCTGCTCAGCAGCCTGCTGCTCGGCGGCATTGTCGGATTTTTATTTTTCAACTTCCATCCTGCGAAAATCTTTATGGGCGATTCGGGCTCGCTGTTCCTCGGATTCAGCCTGGCTACGTTGTCCATGATTGGCTTTAAGCAGGTTACAATTGTTTCGTTCGTTACTCCATTGCTGATTATCGGCGTTCCGCTTTCGGATACCTTTTTTGCAATCGTTCGCCGCTGGGTGAACAAGCGCCCGATTTTTGCACCGGATAAAGGGCACTTGCATCATTGCTTGCAGGAGCTTGGCTTCAGCCATCGTCGTACAGTTCTGATTATTTGGGGCGTGGCGGGGATATTTGGAGGTTTTGCGATTTTGCAGTCTACCGTCATACAATCGACCGCAGCCAATTGGGTCACGTTCTCCGTTATTTGCTTGCTGATGTTTGGCCTGCAAATTGGCGCCGAGCTTATTGGGATCGTTGACAAAACGCGCCGCCCGGTTATTAACTTCTTTAATCGGCTGCTGCTGCGGACAAAGGTAGATGCGCAATCGCGTTCGAAATAA
- a CDS encoding WecB/TagA/CpsF family glycosyltransferase, with product MTMDETVSYLVKAIEEKRQTHVITANPIMVMSALESADYYRMMTKAELIVPDGAGVVWAANYVGTPVAERVAGFDLMHRLMREGEQRKWTAYLLGTSQEVIETAAEKLQLQYPQVRIVGYRNGFFGPDQDQEVVEEIRQAAPHILLVARGAETQEPWIAKYKQQLGVPYIMGIGGSFDIIAGKLKRAPMIFQKLRLEWFYRLLQEPKRLPRMLVLPKFVVKVMRDKENVTKPGPLS from the coding sequence ATGACAATGGATGAGACGGTCAGCTATTTAGTGAAAGCAATTGAGGAGAAGCGTCAAACGCATGTCATTACAGCTAATCCGATTATGGTGATGTCTGCTCTGGAGAGTGCTGATTACTACCGAATGATGACGAAGGCAGAGCTTATTGTACCTGACGGCGCAGGCGTAGTATGGGCAGCTAATTATGTGGGCACGCCTGTCGCCGAGCGAGTTGCTGGCTTTGACCTGATGCATCGTTTAATGCGTGAAGGCGAGCAGCGCAAATGGACGGCTTACCTGCTCGGAACATCTCAAGAGGTTATTGAAACAGCAGCCGAAAAGCTGCAGCTTCAATATCCGCAGGTGCGAATCGTAGGATATCGCAACGGATTTTTTGGTCCAGATCAGGATCAGGAGGTTGTGGAGGAGATTCGCCAGGCTGCGCCGCACATATTGCTCGTTGCCAGAGGAGCAGAGACGCAGGAGCCTTGGATTGCGAAATATAAGCAACAACTCGGCGTCCCATATATAATGGGCATTGGAGGCAGCTTCGATATTATCGCAGGCAAGCTGAAGCGTGCGCCGATGATTTTTCAAAAGCTGCGTTTAGAGTGGTTTTACCGCTTGCTTCAGGAGCCAAAAAGGCTGCCAAGAATGCTCGTTTTGCCGAAATTCGTTGTGAAAGTGATGCGCGACAAAGAAAACGTAACAAAACCTGGGCCATTATCGTAA
- the csaB gene encoding polysaccharide pyruvyl transferase CsaB, which produces MVAGPQTHIRRIVISGYYGFSNSGDEAVLRSILLALAEQSKAHGLEVQPVVLSADPAWTKAMYGVEAVHRMRPADVWGALRSCDGLISGGGSLLQDATGTKTIPYYTGIVKLAQLLGKPTFIYSQGIGPVNRRWMDPMIRHVMRRSAYVSVRDDQSAALLGRMGVPHDRIEVVPDPVMGLPLPLGAAAAGAPGGEATAAAAPSGAGTAQAGSGAMPVVGVSLRRWREDGADLARAADALIALTRRRQVRLRFLPFHTPDDVQSSKQVMERLKGQLASGSIAELASPGDDPQQMLLEVSHCDILFGMRLHALIYAANQMVPMLGLSYDPKIDQFLKRIHLQPIGSTELLDAEAFADEAERMLENGDSWRRSHQEAISKLKQQAQQPAEQIMKLLLHPISR; this is translated from the coding sequence ATGGTCGCCGGCCCTCAAACGCATATTCGCCGAATAGTGATTTCTGGCTACTACGGCTTTAGTAATAGTGGCGACGAGGCTGTGCTGCGTTCGATTTTGCTGGCGCTTGCCGAGCAGAGCAAGGCGCATGGGCTTGAGGTGCAGCCGGTCGTGCTGTCGGCCGATCCGGCTTGGACGAAGGCGATGTACGGCGTAGAGGCCGTACATCGGATGCGCCCCGCGGACGTGTGGGGCGCGCTGCGCAGCTGCGACGGGCTGATCAGCGGCGGTGGAAGCCTGCTGCAGGACGCCACAGGCACGAAGACGATTCCGTATTACACCGGAATCGTGAAGCTTGCCCAATTGCTGGGCAAGCCGACATTCATTTATTCGCAGGGCATCGGGCCGGTGAACCGCCGGTGGATGGACCCGATGATCCGCCATGTTATGCGGCGGAGCGCTTATGTTTCAGTGCGGGACGACCAATCCGCCGCTTTGCTTGGGCGGATGGGCGTCCCGCATGACCGGATCGAGGTTGTACCCGATCCGGTTATGGGCTTGCCGCTGCCGCTAGGCGCAGCGGCGGCCGGGGCGCCAGGCGGCGAGGCAACCGCGGCGGCTGCGCCTAGCGGTGCGGGGACCGCGCAGGCCGGCAGCGGAGCTATGCCGGTCGTCGGCGTGTCCCTGCGCCGCTGGCGCGAAGACGGCGCGGATCTTGCGCGCGCCGCCGATGCGCTAATCGCGCTGACGCGCCGCCGCCAGGTGCGGCTGCGGTTTCTACCGTTCCATACCCCAGATGATGTGCAAAGCTCGAAGCAGGTCATGGAACGGCTGAAAGGGCAGCTTGCCAGCGGAAGCATCGCTGAGCTGGCGTCGCCGGGCGACGACCCGCAGCAAATGCTGCTGGAAGTGAGCCATTGCGATATATTATTCGGAATGCGGCTGCATGCATTAATTTATGCGGCAAACCAGATGGTGCCCATGCTTGGTTTATCCTATGATCCCAAAATCGATCAATTTCTGAAAAGAATCCATTTGCAGCCGATTGGCTCAACGGAGCTGCTTGACGCAGAAGCTTTCGCCGATGAGGCGGAGCGGATGCTGGAGAACGGCGACAGCTGGCGCAGATCGCATCAGGAAGCTATTTCGAAGTTGAAGCAACAAGCGCAGCAGCCTGCTGAACAAATTATGAAGCTGCTGCTCCATCCCATATCGAGGTGA